Below is a window of Sulfurisphaera ohwakuensis DNA.
GATGAATCACATTATATTACCCTTAAAGAATTAAGAGAAAAGGGAATTACAAGTCCTCTTAATAAAACAAATTTAGATGAAATAGAAATACTAGAAGAAGAAGATTTTAGAATACTTAAAGAGAAAAGGGTATTAGAAGGGGTGTATCAAGGTAAACCCTACACTTTTAAGATTGTAAAATGTGTTGATTTTGGTTACGTGATGAATAAAGAAGAATTCAAGGGTGTCATAAAAATTACCAAGGCAATAAAACCTTACTCGTTACCAGTTATTTACCTAACAGATTTAGGCTATTATTTAACTTCATTTAGAATAAGATTTGCTGAACTTAAAGAGGGGATTTCACTTTACGTTGTTGGTACATTGTTGAAAAGGGATAAATTCCTAGATTTAGATTTAGACATTGCTAAAGAGGTAAAGCTCTATGAGTCACGCCCATAAGAAGCATAAAGAAAATGCTCCTAAATCACTCAATTTCTATGTTATTACTATAAGTACCTCAAGATATGAAAAACTCTTAAAAAAAGAGCCGATAGTGGATGAATCCGGTGACATAATAAAGCAATTACTCATAGAAAATGGACATAAAATAATCGGCTATTCTTTAGTCCCAGACGATAAAATAAAAATTCTTAAGGCATTTACTGATGCTTTATCTATAGATGAAGTTGACGTCATAATCTCAACTGGAGGTACTGGTTATTCACCTACTGATATTACAGTAGAGACTATCAGAAAGCTTTTCGATAGAGAGATTGAAGGTTTTTCTGATGTCTTTAGGTTAGTTAGCTTTAACGACCCGGAAGTAAAAGCTGCTGCATACTTAACAAAAGCTTCAGCAGGAATTATAGATAAAAAAATAGTTTACTTATTACCTGGCTCACCAGACGCTGTGAAGTTAGCTCTTAAAGAGCTAATACTACCAGAAGTAGGCCACTTAGTTTATTTAGTAAGAAGTTGAACAATTTTTTCCTCTAAGATTTTCTTTTCTTCTGATGAGAATTCATCTATTCTATCTATGTAAAAATATAATATTAATGCCTCTTCTAATGGAATTTCCTTCAAAGCGTATAAGAATAAACTATCAGTCACTTCATGATATATATCATCTGCTATACCGTAGTACCATTTAGCATCGTCTAATAATTGAGCAGAGTTCTCAAGAGATTTCCTAATTTTTGAAGCTATTAGATCAACAATATTTAGGTTAATTTGCGGTATTACAATATCTAAAGGTGTCTTTATATTAAGCTTCTCCGAAGTAAAAGGACAAAGAGTAATTTCAGCATTTATTTTGCTTGGCATATTTTTATTGTTTAGCAAATCAAGAAAAGCAAAGCTGCATTTACTTGGTTTTATTTTCTTTTCTAAATCTCTAAAATAACAAGATATATGTAACTTACTTTTATCAATTTCAACATCAGACATTACATAATTTTCTATGTAGTCTATATCTAAAACTGAATAGCGTTTTAAAGGTTGTAAATAATAATACTCTTCTGGTGTTATAGTTATTATTAAGTTTATTCCGCTAAATTGATTAGAGAGTAATTTCCAGTCAATCTGATTTTTAACAAGTCTTTGAATATCTAAGTCTATATATTTTAATCCCACCTTTAATCCTTTAGAATATAAATACAATAATGATTTCAGTATTCTCTCTTCAAATCTACTACTTATAGGGGTAATTAGTATTACTTTTTCTGACTTCAGTTCTTTAAGCTTATTTTCCGTTCTAACATTACTTAAATCATATACGGCAGATTTAGAGATATCGGAAATTATATCTAGATTAGCAGGGCATACGTCTACGCATTTTCCACACATATGACAATTAATTTGAACTGACGATCCTAAACTTTGTAAAACATAAAACCCTAAGGGGGAGTAAATTTTTGATTTTGTGTATTCAACGTAAGGGCATACGTCTACGCATTTTCCACACATTATACAGCCATTTAAATTATTTTCACCAGAAGTATCTGAAAAGTTTGACAGTTCTACATTAGGAGGAAAGATAAGAGAAGTATTGGAATAAATAGAGAAATAAACCTTGTTAAAACTAATTCTTAGATATGCCTCTATCGAGTTTGTAATCTGATCTTTAATTTTATATAAATTATCAATTGTTGTTGTACCAAAATATCGATATTTATGAGGAAAACTAAGATCTTCATAAATTATTTTTCCGTCAGATAAATCAGTAATAAATTTCTTTAATAATTCCTCTCTTAATTTAGGATAAGTAGCACTTAGCTCAAATTTTCCATCTCTCCAAACTAATGTTATATCCCTAAATGGAGGTATACTACTACTAAACCATGATTTTAGCTTATAGTAAATAACGTCAAATTCTTGACTTGTTAAACTTTTCACTATCAACTCTTTATTTTCCTTCTTAACTAAGACTGCATAGATTATACCTCCTTTATATCTCCCAGTATACTTCTCTCCGTTTAAATAAGCTTCTACCTCAACTCTATCTTTGATAAATCTAAACTCATTAAACCCAAAGCCTGCATCACCATACTCAACAGATCCTCCAACGGAAAAATTCAAATTACCAAATAATTCTGGCTTAAACCCTATAACTTCTTTCCAAAGTGTTCCAGCTAAGATTCTTAGTTTATCATCTTTTTCTTCTATTCCCCTTAATGAAGTTAAATCTACTATAACTTTTCCCTCAACACCCCTTGAATATTCATATCTACCGATACCCTCAGTGATATTCTTCAGATCTTCCTCTGATTGTATAGTTATTATTTTTTCTGGAATTATTGAGGACCTTCTAGTTAAAGATAGTCTTGAGTAGAATAAGTTTAACATTCTACATAAGAGGTTTAATATAAGCATATAATAACTTTTCTACAAATTTTATACTATTGGATTTCCAAATAAGTCTTCTTCTTTATTAATACTAGTTCCTTTATTTTCTTTTAAAAATTTTATAAGTCTAAAGGATTTTTTCCTAGATAAAAATTTATTATTATTACCACAGTAAGGGCTATAAATACATTTGGGGCATCCATCCTCACAGTCACACTTACCAGTTATATCTAGTGAAATATCATAACTTTCTTCTAGTCTATCAAATAAAAGTTTACTAACACCACTTCCACCTACAACAGCATCATAAATAATTACATGACCGCTAGGATAACTTATGCCGGCTAAATCAGTTAATGAGGCACCTGCGGTAATTCTGGCTGCACTAATTAAAACATGCTCTGTAGCATGAAAAGCTTCAACTGCATCAAACTCACTAAATTCTGCCAAAATTGGATGCTTAATTATAATCCCTTTTGTTTGATAAGAAAATGTTATCGGTTCTTTATAATATCTCTCTTCTCTAGGTTTATTCTTCTTACTCATTATGTCATAAACTACAAAACCGTCAACCGAAATCATGATCTCAATTTCACCGTATTTTACTGGTAAACCTAATACTTCTTTACTTTCTATTTCTTTGAACGAAAGAAGATGCGTACTATATAAAGGTTTTGTATAATACGTTGTATCATCTGAAATCTTCCTAACTTTAACAGTTAAATGCGATAGATCAACACTTTCCACTATATAAGTTCTTTTAGATATGAGATAAATAGCCTCCGGATAAAGATCATAAAGCGCAACTGGTAATTCCCTTTCTCCGACTTTTTTATCACTCTCGTATATTTTCACCATAGGACCAGTAGATCTTATTGAAGTAGATTTAACAAATTTAACAAGTTCTGGTGTAGAGTAAGCATAATCTCCAGATATTTTCACTGGTAAGGAGCTAAGTGCCTTTACCCAAAGTTTAGGGAGCGTTGAAATTCTAACCTTTCCCTTTTCTACGACTAATGCTGCTGCATGAACTTTTATAACTTCCATATTTGTTGTGTCAAATGGCAAAGGAGTGAGCTTCCTATTAAAGAACTCTTGAGGCTTACGATTATAGTATGCGTCAATTGGATCATCTCCAAGAAGGGTAAAAACATAACCTATCTTATTCCTTCTTCCAGCTCTTCCTGCTCTTTGTAAATATTTAACGTAATTAGGGGGGTTTTCAGCCAATATAACAGCATCTAAGTCGCCTATATCTATACCTAGCTCTAAAGTAGGTGTAGCGACCACGCCCATTATTCTTCCTCTTTTAAAATCTTCCTCAACCTTTATCCTCTCTTCTGGGTTAATACCAGCTCTATGCACTGGGATATCAAATCCGAATCTCTTTATTATTTTTCCTAAAACTTCCGCCATTTGTTGAGAGTCAACAAAGATTAAAACCTTAAGCCCTTTTTTCATCAGTAATGAAGCTAAATAACCCGTAATAGTCCATCTACTTAAAGAACCTACATCTAAAAGAACATGAAAAGCAACACCTTTTCTTCTATTAGTACCTTGAATTATTTCTCCTTTTACACCAAATAACTCTTCAAATAAGTATTGAGACGCACCTATAGTTGCACTAGATGCCATAACATGGTAATCCCCGAATTCCCTAATTCTATCGCTAATCATTCTAAGATGTGAACCTAATACACCTTCGTAAACGTGAACCTCATCAAAGACAAAATGTTCTGTTGTTCTTAATAATCTTCTAAATCTGTTGCTTAATGCTAATCCTATATGAATCATATCAGGGTTAGTTATTAGAATATCAGGCGGATTCTCATATAGTCTCTCCCTCTCTTTTTCTGGGGTATCTCCATCAAAAACACCTACAGTAACGCCTAATTCTGTTGTAAACTTAAGAATTCTTTCAAGTTGATCTCTAGCTAGAGCTTTTGTGGGATAAACTAAAACGCTCCTTTCGCCTCTTAAAGAAAATTCAAGAGTTGGTATTAAGAAAGCTTCAGTTTTACCGGTTCCTGTACCAGATACTATCATAACGTTCTTTTTATCTAAAATTTTATGCAACGCCTCTTCCTGGTATTTATAAAGTTTTTCAATTCCGTGTTTTTTAAGGCTATCCTTTATTTTACTACTAATGTTAAGAGTATCTACAGAATCACCGAATTCGGGATCAAGCGCAGTTTCTGTGTAAACATGTCTAATTTTAACGTTAAAGTAGTCTAAAGCATTCTTTACTTCATCAATTATATCCATAAATAACAAGATTGTGATAAGAAAATTTATTTTTAAATCCTCCATTATACGAGTGTGTGTAGTGTAACTGGAGTACTAATAATTAAACCAGAAAATTATGAAAAAATAGAAAAGAAGCTTATTCATATTCTCAAGAAGGCAGAGGATAGAGGAAGGGATAGTTTTGGTGTTATAGTTATAGAGAAAGATGGAAGTATAAAAAAAGTTAAAGCTTTGGGGAGACCATCAACTCAAGAGGAGAAGTTATATGGTATATTAGATGAGAATTCTAAGGTAATAATAGCTAATAATAGAGCAGAACCAACCACAGAATATGTAAGACAAAAGACAGAAGAGGATATTCAACCCTTTGAGGGAGAAAGATATATAGTTACTCATAATGGAATAATTGCTAACGACTTAGAATTAGAGAAAAAATATAATGTAATAAGGAGAACTAAAATAGATAGTGCAGTAATTCCACCGATTTTAGATAAACATTGGAATGGAGAAATAGAACAATTAAAGAAAATACTAAATGACATTAAAGGGAGTTTTGCGTTTATAATAGGTGATAAGAAGAGACCCGATAGAATCTACATTGCTCAGAATTTTAAGCCAGCGTATATGATGTACGATAGAGAGTTAGGTGCTATATTCTTTACATCTCTTGATGATTACTTTGATGCCTCTCCATTCGATTCAGTAACAAAATTAGACCCTTACTCTATAGTAGAAGTTAATGACAAAATGGAAATTAGAAAAGTTCAATTACTTGATAAGAAGATTAGAAAGGTTCTTGTAATTGCAAGTGGTGGATTAGATTCCACTGTAGCTGCAACATACTTACTAAGGCAAGGATATGAAATCACTCTTTTACATTTTAACTATCATCATAAGGCTGAAGAGAGAGAAAGAGAAGCTGTAAAGAAGATTGCAGAATATTTACAAGTACCATTAATAGAGATTAACACTGATTTGTTTAAAATTATAGGGCATACTACATTACTTAAGGGTGGTGGAGAAATTGTTAAAGAAAGATTTGGAGAAGAGGGTGCAGAATTTGCTCATGAATGGGTACCAGCAAGGAATTTGATCTTCTATTCGGTTGCTTTAGCATTAGCTGAGGCTTATGGGTATGATGCTATAGCTTCTGGAATAAATCTTGAAGAAGCTGGAGCTTATCCAGATAATGAAATGGAGTTTGTAAGATTATTTGCTAAACTATCTCCTTATGCTACTGGACCTAATAAAAAAGTTGAAGTTTTGATGCCAGTAGGCAATTTAGTAAAGCATGAAATTGTGAAACTTGGTGTCGAAATAGGTGCTCCACTTCATCTGACATGGAGTTGCTACGAAGGGGGACAAAAACATTGTGGAAAATGTGGACCTTGCTATATGAGGAAGACTGCATTTAAAATTAATGGACTTAATGATCCAGTAGAATATGAAAGCTAGCCTTGATAATAGAAATATCTCCCTTTTCTTATCACTTTATTCTCTCTCATTAGTTGAACTAGTGCTGAATTAACTTCAGAAGCTGGAAAATTAACATATTTTATTAAATCGCTAAATGTTATCCATTCTCTTTCTTTTAATATTTTTTCAACAATGTTTTTTATTTCCTCATTTTTACTTGAATCCATACCCATCTAATCTGTTCCGTTCCAAATAAATTTTGTGCCAAGTTGAAGAAGCAATAAGAATATATACTGTGTATTAAAAATATCCATATGAAGTTATTTATTCCCATGATAGGTAGTGCTATAGCATTATCACTAGGCGGAATTTTACTTATAAATAAGGTTCCTTTTATTATATCTCTAGGAACTTTAATAGCCGTTTTATTATTTCTTACTTCATCTCTTCTTATCTATAAAGAGCATAAATCCGGTTATTATCTTGGTCTTGTTCTTAGCATTTTATCTATATTAGCTTCTGCGACTTCAACAACTCATGATAGAGCTTTATTAGCATTTGGTTCTTCTTTATATATTTCTATTTTAGATATATTAATGCTATTAGGTTTCTATTTTTTCCCAGTTCTTTATATTATACTTTTTGCAAAAAAGTTAAAAAGGAGTATGACTAATAAGTAAAGTAATGCAGACTCAAGTACCTATACTGTCACCTTCAGCTAGAGTAGCAGATTTGTTAGGTTTATTGACAGTATTATATAATAGTTTTGAAGGCAAAACAGACATTTACCTACTAGAGAAAGAATTAGAAGTGGACATAGATGATTTTATGCCCATAGTTTATGCTGCTAATACTCTAGGATTTGTAACAATAGGGGACGGGGATATAATAATAACAGATAAAGGGATAGAATTTTTAAAAGGAAACATAAGAAAAAGAAAAGAACTGTTAAGAGAATCTTTACATAAAATTGAACCTTTTGCTACAGCTAAAGAACTTGGAAAGTTTAATATTGAGGAATTACTAGGAAAATTGGAAGAAAAAGGAATTACAGCTTATTCTGGTCCTTCAGGATATCATGATTTGCAAGTTATTTTAGCAGAATGGGGTGTATATTCTGGATTCCTAAAATTAGTTGACGATGAATATGAGGTAACAATTAGTTAATTTACGATATGGCGTAATCCAAGAATGTTTTATAAGGTTTTGTTAAAAACTGTAAATCATGGAGAATGAAAAAGTAGAAGAACCCGTACTACATTATACTCATGAAGCTGATGTATTTAGAACTAGAGTATTTGGTATCCAGGATGGACTTATTGGTGTAGGAGCCATAGCTCTAGGTGCAGCTGGGTATTCTCAAGATCCCTTGCTTGTATTAGTTACTGGATTGATCGCAACTATAGCACAAGCTTTTTCTATGGGTATTGGTGAGTACATATCTACGAGGGTAAGAAATCAAATAATAGAAAATGAAATACAAAAAGAACGTTATGAAATTGAAAAATATCCTGAAAAAGAGAAAGAAGAACTTAAGCAATTTTACTTAAGTAAAGGATTACCTGAAAAGGAGGCTGAAGAAATTGCTGAAAGGCTAATGAAAAATAAGGATATTGTTCTTCATGAAATGATGATCCATGAATTAAAACTATTTCCAGAAGAATTTGAGAAACCAGTGAAATTAGGTTTTATTATGGCTTTATATTTAATTATTGGTGGGTTAATTCCCTTAGTTCCATTTATTTTATCCTTATTTGTAAAAATTCCCTTTATGTTTTCTATAATTTCCTCCATTCTTCTTGTTTTATTAACCCTAGGTGTATTTGGTTCAATGACTAGTAAGTATACTGGATTAAGTAAATTTAGAGGTGCATTTGAACAGATAGGAACTGGATTATTAGCACTCGTTGGTAGTTATATTGGTGGTGCAATAATTGGCTACTTTTTACCAATTCATGTTGCTATTTAATTATCTCCAGCATGTAATAATTTAGCTAATCCTCTAGGAATCTTAGCTGGTTTATTTTCTTTTTTGAATAGTTCCCTTCTATGAGCTTCAAGTAGATTTGGTTCTAGCCCTAAATATTCAGCCGCTGAGATTACCTTAACTCCAAAATCTTTTGCCACCTCTTTTACTGGTTTTAATACATTTTCATGATTTAAATCCCTTAACACGTGATGATCGATTATAGCGTATTGAAGTCCGTTCTTTACTATAGACTCCATATTTTTTATTGATTTATCTAAGTCTTCTTCTGACAAAGCTCTACCTAATAAATAACTCAGTGGTCCGTCTATTATGATAAAATTAGGTGAGATTTTTTTGGTAAAAT
It encodes the following:
- the queC gene encoding 7-cyano-7-deazaguanine synthase QueC, whose protein sequence is MCSVTGVLIIKPENYEKIEKKLIHILKKAEDRGRDSFGVIVIEKDGSIKKVKALGRPSTQEEKLYGILDENSKVIIANNRAEPTTEYVRQKTEEDIQPFEGERYIVTHNGIIANDLELEKKYNVIRRTKIDSAVIPPILDKHWNGEIEQLKKILNDIKGSFAFIIGDKKRPDRIYIAQNFKPAYMMYDRELGAIFFTSLDDYFDASPFDSVTKLDPYSIVEVNDKMEIRKVQLLDKKIRKVLVIASGGLDSTVAATYLLRQGYEITLLHFNYHHKAEEREREAVKKIAEYLQVPLIEINTDLFKIIGHTTLLKGGGEIVKERFGEEGAEFAHEWVPARNLIFYSVALALAEAYGYDAIASGINLEEAGAYPDNEMEFVRLFAKLSPYATGPNKKVEVLMPVGNLVKHEIVKLGVEIGAPLHLTWSCYEGGQKHCGKCGPCYMRKTAFKINGLNDPVEYES
- a CDS encoding VIT1/CCC1 transporter family protein — translated: MENEKVEEPVLHYTHEADVFRTRVFGIQDGLIGVGAIALGAAGYSQDPLLVLVTGLIATIAQAFSMGIGEYISTRVRNQIIENEIQKERYEIEKYPEKEKEELKQFYLSKGLPEKEAEEIAERLMKNKDIVLHEMMIHELKLFPEEFEKPVKLGFIMALYLIIGGLIPLVPFILSLFVKIPFMFSIISSILLVLLTLGVFGSMTSKYTGLSKFRGAFEQIGTGLLALVGSYIGGAIIGYFLPIHVAI
- a CDS encoding MogA/MoaB family molybdenum cofactor biosynthesis protein; translation: MSHAHKKHKENAPKSLNFYVITISTSRYEKLLKKEPIVDESGDIIKQLLIENGHKIIGYSLVPDDKIKILKAFTDALSIDEVDVIISTGGTGYSPTDITVETIRKLFDREIEGFSDVFRLVSFNDPEVKAAAYLTKASAGIIDKKIVYLLPGSPDAVKLALKELILPEVGHLVYLVRS
- the sul7s gene encoding winged-helix single-stranded DNA-binding protein Sul7s, whose protein sequence is MDSSKNEEIKNIVEKILKEREWITFSDLIKYVNFPASEVNSALVQLMRENKVIRKGRYFYYQG
- a CDS encoding 4Fe-4S dicluster domain-containing protein, whose amino-acid sequence is MLNLFYSRLSLTRRSSIIPEKIITIQSEEDLKNITEGIGRYEYSRGVEGKVIVDLTSLRGIEEKDDKLRILAGTLWKEVIGFKPELFGNLNFSVGGSVEYGDAGFGFNEFRFIKDRVEVEAYLNGEKYTGRYKGGIIYAVLVKKENKELIVKSLTSQEFDVIYYKLKSWFSSSIPPFRDITLVWRDGKFELSATYPKLREELLKKFITDLSDGKIIYEDLSFPHKYRYFGTTTIDNLYKIKDQITNSIEAYLRISFNKVYFSIYSNTSLIFPPNVELSNFSDTSGENNLNGCIMCGKCVDVCPYVEYTKSKIYSPLGFYVLQSLGSSVQINCHMCGKCVDVCPANLDIISDISKSAVYDLSNVRTENKLKELKSEKVILITPISSRFEERILKSLLYLYSKGLKVGLKYIDLDIQRLVKNQIDWKLLSNQFSGINLIITITPEEYYYLQPLKRYSVLDIDYIENYVMSDVEIDKSKLHISCYFRDLEKKIKPSKCSFAFLDLLNNKNMPSKINAEITLCPFTSEKLNIKTPLDIVIPQINLNIVDLIASKIRKSLENSAQLLDDAKWYYGIADDIYHEVTDSLFLYALKEIPLEEALILYFYIDRIDEFSSEEKKILEEKIVQLLTK
- a CDS encoding AAA-associated domain-containing protein — translated: MQTQVPILSPSARVADLLGLLTVLYNSFEGKTDIYLLEKELEVDIDDFMPIVYAANTLGFVTIGDGDIIITDKGIEFLKGNIRKRKELLRESLHKIEPFATAKELGKFNIEELLGKLEEKGITAYSGPSGYHDLQVILAEWGVYSGFLKLVDDEYEVTIS
- a CDS encoding DEAD/DEAH box helicase, whose product is MDIIDEVKNALDYFNVKIRHVYTETALDPEFGDSVDTLNISSKIKDSLKKHGIEKLYKYQEEALHKILDKKNVMIVSGTGTGKTEAFLIPTLEFSLRGERSVLVYPTKALARDQLERILKFTTELGVTVGVFDGDTPEKERERLYENPPDILITNPDMIHIGLALSNRFRRLLRTTEHFVFDEVHVYEGVLGSHLRMISDRIREFGDYHVMASSATIGASQYLFEELFGVKGEIIQGTNRRKGVAFHVLLDVGSLSRWTITGYLASLLMKKGLKVLIFVDSQQMAEVLGKIIKRFGFDIPVHRAGINPEERIKVEEDFKRGRIMGVVATPTLELGIDIGDLDAVILAENPPNYVKYLQRAGRAGRRNKIGYVFTLLGDDPIDAYYNRKPQEFFNRKLTPLPFDTTNMEVIKVHAAALVVEKGKVRISTLPKLWVKALSSLPVKISGDYAYSTPELVKFVKSTSIRSTGPMVKIYESDKKVGERELPVALYDLYPEAIYLISKRTYIVESVDLSHLTVKVRKISDDTTYYTKPLYSTHLLSFKEIESKEVLGLPVKYGEIEIMISVDGFVVYDIMSKKNKPREERYYKEPITFSYQTKGIIIKHPILAEFSEFDAVEAFHATEHVLISAARITAGASLTDLAGISYPSGHVIIYDAVVGGSGVSKLLFDRLEESYDISLDITGKCDCEDGCPKCIYSPYCGNNNKFLSRKKSFRLIKFLKENKGTSINKEEDLFGNPIV